The genomic DNA TCAACATCAACAGCCATTCCTGGGCGGTTTCGAGCTTGCCTTCCCAGCGATAAGCGCTGTCGATCGGCCCGATCATCTGGGCACAAGCCACCAGCCGCCGCTCGACCAATTCGGCCGACAGCCGCCGGGCGTCCTCTCGCGAGGGTAACGTGGTCGACACGGTGATGTAATTGCTCACGACGAGTCCCTTGTTTCAGATCACTACCCATCCCGCCAGCACGCAAAGTGTCAAATCGTCCGCGCCGGCGAGTTCACGAACCGTCATCTTAACTCAACCTCGCCAACGCCGCGTGCCTTTTCGCACGCCTGTAACCCGAACCGCGCGCTGGCTTGCGTGCCCGACAAGCATCCGGCTACGATTGCGATTGTTCCGGGGCGTTGCGACCGAAGGGCGCGAGCGCGCCCACTGATTTGTACGCAACCGAGGCGGCTCACCATGCATATCGAAACGGCGCTCGACATCGACGGACTGGCGGTCTCGAACATCCTGCGGAACCCCTCGCCGGCCAAGCTGTACGAAGAGGCGATCATCCATGATCGGGGAGTGATCACCTCGAACGGCGCGCTGTTGAGCATGTCGGGCAGCAAGACCGGCCGCAGCCCCAAGGACAAGCGGATTGTCGAACACCCGGACAGCAGCCGCGACATCTGGTGGGGTGACGTCAACATCCCACTCAGCGAGCAGAGCTTTGTCATCAACCGCCAGCGGGCGCTCGACTATCTGAACATCCGGCCGCGGATTTACGTGATCGACGGCTACGCCGGTTGGGATCCCAAGTATCGGCTCAAGATTCGCGTGGTCTGCGCGCGGCCCTATCACGCGCTGTTCATGCACAACATGCTGATTCGCCCCTCGGCCGCCGAGTTGGCCACGTTCGGCAAGCCCGACTACACGATCTACAACGCCGGCGAGTTTCCAGCCAACCTGTACACCAAGCAGATGACCTCCAAGACGAGCGTCGAGCTCAGCTTCGAGCATCGCGAGTTCGTGATCCTGGGCACCGAATACGCCGGCGAAATGAAGAAGGGCGTGTTCACCGTGATGAACTACCTGATGCCCAAGCGCGGCGTGTTGTCGATGCACTGCTCGGCCAACGAAGGAGCCAGCGGCGACGTGACTTTGTTCTTCGGGCTGTCGGGGACCGGCAAGACGACCCTCTCGGCCGACGTCCACCGCCAATTGATCGGCGACGACGAGCACTGCTGGAGCGACGAAGGGGTGTTCAACATCGAAGGGGGCTGCTACGCCAAGTGCGTCAATCTTTCGGCCGAGCGCGAGCCCGAGATCTTCCAGTCGATCCGCTTCGGCGCGATCCTGGAAAACACCATTTACGACGACGCCACGCGGCAGGTCGACTACACCAGCCAGTCGATCACCGAGAATACTCGTTGCAGCTATCCGATCGAGTTCATCCCGCGAGCCAAGGTTCCCTGCATGGGTGGGCACCCGCAGAACATCATCTTCCTGACGGCCGACGCCTTTGGCGTGCTGCCGCCGGTGGCCAAGCTGACGCCGGCCCAGGCGATGTACCACTTTATCAGCGGCTACACGGCCAAGGTGGCCGGCACCGAGGTCGGCGTGACCGAGCCGCAGGCCACGTTCTCGGCCTGTTTCGGCGCGGCGTTCATGGTCTGGCACCCGACCAAATACGCGTCGATGTTGGCCGAGCGGATGCGCGAACATTCGGCCTCGGCCTGGCTGGTGAACACCGGCTGGACCGGCGGCCCGTACAGCGTGGGCGCGCGGATGAAGCTGGCCTACACGCGGGCAATCATCGACGCCATCCACAACGGCACGTTGAACAGCGCGCCGACAATCGAGGATCCGGTGTTCGGCTTGCACATTCCGACCCAGTGCCCGAACGTGCCGAGCGAATGCCTGGTGCCGCGCGAATGCTGGCCCGACAAGACGGCCTACGATCACGCGGCGGCGCGGCTGGCCGGAATGTTCCAGAACAATTTCTCGAAGTACGCCGACGGCGCGCCGCAAGAGTTGCTGGCCGCCCAGCCCCGCGTGCGGTGAAGAGAGCAGAGGGAATGTTCGGTGCGCTAGCAACGCGTATGCAGGGTGCATATCGAGACGGGGCGGGCACTGCTCAAGGCTTCGCAGCAGGGGCCGCGCCTGCGGGTGGAGCGGCCGGCGCGATCATGCCGGCGGCTGGCTTGTCACCCGCCGCTTTATCTGCCGCCGCCTTGTCGGCGGCGGCTTTGTCAACCAGCGGCGGCGGAGCGGTGTCTTCGCGCTTGGGCGGCGCGCCGGTGTCGGCCAGCAAGAACGACGACCAGAAGAACGGATGATCCCCCTTGGGCGCGGTCGTCAGCCCGGCCGAGTTCAAGCGCGGCTCGGCCGTGGGATTCAACTCGCGCTCCGACACGACCAGCACCGCCCGCTGCCAGGCGTCGGCCGCGTAGGTGTGGGGCATTTCCTGCGTGAACTCGCGGACCAGGTCATAGCTGCTCTGACCGCCGGTGCGCCAGCGACTAATCAGCACGGTCCGCGCGCCGCAACCCATCAAGCTGGTAATGCCCAGGAACAATTCCTGGCCCGCGGCCGGCTTCTTCAGTGAATTCTCGGCCGGCGTGCGGAAGCCGGGCAGGATGACCAACTCGGGCGTCGACATCGGCACCGACATCCACGCGGCCAGTTGCGCGCCCGGCGAGCCTGCGTCCAACGGTATCGGCGCCCATTCGCGCGGGCTGCTCTCGTTGGGCAGAATCTCCGACAACACCACCAGCCGATCGAACAACCGGGCCAGCAGTCCGCTCGGCGCGTGCAAGTGCCCGTGGATCGACGTCGGGCTGACCAGCGCGCGCTCCATGTCTTCGTAAGCGCGCTGGGTGACGTCGGCGGCGTCTTGCGGATACATCTTGCCCAGCACCACGCCGGTCGTCCCCCCTTGCCGGTGCGGGCGCGTATCGCCGACGGCCAGCCCCACGGTCGGCGCATAGCGAATCTTCAGCTTGGTGATCAGCGGCGCTTGCTCGCTGCCGTCCATGTTGCTGACCAACAGCGACTCGAACGGCACGTACCAGAGCAAATTGTCCGGCACGATGATCAGCTCGGTGAAGGTGTAAGGGAGCACGACCTTCGAATCGCGCATCAGCGTGTCGAGCAGTTCCTTTGCCGGCTTCTTCCAGGCCGCTTCCTGCAAGTCCTGGCCGCGGAGCTGCTTGTTCTGTTCCCAATTGCCCATGCCACGCAGCAAGTCCTTGGTCAGCTTTTCGACGGCGCTGGGCGAGGCCAACAGCCAATAGCCGTACTTGTCGTTGGTCATCAAAAAGGCGTGCGTCTGCCGCGACGTCGAGTAGAACGACAACAGCGCCTGCCCCTGGGTGAGCAGCTTCTGCGTGTCCTTGTAGTTGCGCATTGGCGGGAAGACAATGTTCGCCGGCTCGCGCCGCAGCGCGATCTCGCGGAGGATGACCTCCTGGGCCTGCGACGTGCTGGCCAGCTCGGCGAGTTTGGCGGCTTGCTGCTTGGCGGCCGGCGCTTCGGTAAAGAACAGTTGTCCAGCCCGCAGTTCGGCCAGCAGCTTGCGCGACTTGTCTTGCAGTTCCTTGTAGCGCGGATACTTGGTCAACAGATCTTGCCGCTGCAACGTCGTCGTCTGATCGAGCGCTTCGGCCGGCCCTTCGAGCAGCCAGCGCAAGTTCATCAGCCGGCCGCCGAAATCCATCTGGCTGAGGAAACGATGCCGCCGCGTCAGATCCGAGATTTCGAGCGCCCGTTCGTATTCCTTCCGCTTGATGGCCGCCTCGAACCAGTTTTCATAGCTGGCTTCGTGCGGCACGCCCATCACCGATAGCGACTCCATCGGTTCGGTCAGCCAGTCGGCCGGCTTCGGATCGCGCAGCAAGATGTCATAGAGATCGATCGCCACGCGGTCGGTGATCGCGGCATTCTTGTACAGCGAATCGACCACCGATATCTGGTACAGCCACAACGAACCGCTGCGCTGGAACGCCAGGAACGCTTGCAGCGGTGTTTCGACGCCAGTGGGGTTGCCGCTTTCATACAGCGCCGTCGCGTGCAGGTAATTGACCCGCGCGCCGACCCGGGCGATGTTCATATCGCTGCGGATCATGGCGGCTCGGGCCTTGGACACAAAGTCGAGGGCGGCCTTAGGCTGGCCCAGCGCAATCGCGTTCTCGGCGCTAAGTGCCAACAGCGACGCATAGACATGCGCGTAACCTTGCCGGCGGGCCCACTCGGCGGCCGGCAGCAGTAGAGGATACTCCCCTTTGCGGTTGGCCATCAGATGGGTCATCAGGCCGTAACGGAACGACTCTTCCAGGACGTCGAGTCGTCCGTAGTTGACGGCCGAATACGAGGTCTCGCGGTACAACTTCTCGGCGGCTGGATAGTCGCCAGCAATCAAGGCAATCCGGGCCAACTCAACCAGCGCGATCGGCGTCAGCGGGTGGTCGTACTGGCCGTTGGCCAGCATGCCCCGTTCGAGCGCCGTCTTGGCCTGGGCCTCTTTGCCGGCGGCCGAGAAGGCCAGGCCCAGCATCACGTCGATGTAGCATTCGGACCAGTGGTTCGGCTGCCCCGGCCGGCGCTGCAACGCCGACAACACCTGTTCGGTCAGCGGGTCGTGCGGGCAGCTTGGCCCCATGATCTCGCGCCGGCGGCGAATCGCCTGGGCCGTGCAGCGGACGATCTCTTGCACGTTGATCGGCATTAGCACCGGATTCTGGACCACGCCGCCGCCGCGCTGCAAGACCGAGGCCGCCGACGTCAGCGAGCCTTGCTGGATCATCGTGTTGGCCGGAATGTTGGCGATCGTCACCGGTCGCTCGGTGCGCCCCCAGGGGACGGTCGCCTGGGCGGTGACTGACGCCGAGGCGGTGAGTTCGGCCGGGAACTGGACATTGATCATCCAGCTTGAGTGCTGCACGAACAGGTTCAACGCGGCGATGTATTGCTCGTTGGCGTTGGCGAATTGCCCCAACTGATAAAACGCGTCGCCGGCCATCGTGTGGTAACAGATCGAATCGATCCAGCGCTGCGTCCCCGCCTTGATCGCGCCCGATTGCGCGCTGACCAGAAAGTCGCGCGCGGCGGCGCGGAACTGGCCGTCGTGGAACTCTTCGATCGAGGCGAAATAGGCCACGCTGGGGACGGGCTGGTTCTGGGCCCGGGACGTGGCGGCGAACGCGCCCAGCGCGAACGCCAGCGCCCACAGCGCGGCCGGGATGAACCGCGCGTGTGCCGTACATGAAGTCCGTCGTGGCCGCTCAGCTATCAGTCGAACGTGCGTGCTCGTCATCGGTTCCCCTGCGATAGCAATTCCCGGCCGAGCAATTGCTTGCGGTGACCACACCTGCCAGCTTTCCGAGGCAAGTTCCAGCATAGCGGGGAGCAAACCAACAGGCAAAAACCAGGGATTGAATGTCGCTTTTTTCACCTCATCCGCAGCCCGTTCGCGCGAAACCGGCCCGCACGCCCCGTCGGACGCCAAACCAGGAAAACTGCGCGACCCAGGCACCCGCTAGCACCCCGCGTGCTGGGAAACTTTTCCGATTTTACTCAAAGTTAGGCCAGACTTTGTCCGATATCTGAGTACCAATGATGCCGGATAGGCAGAGGATTCCGGCGGTGCTGGCTTAGTAGCAGTGTGGCGGCGAAACCATTAGGGAAGGATCCCGGAAATGACGACTCGATTGACTCCCCGTTCGTGGCCGCTTGGTCTGGCAGCCTTGGTGTTGCTGGCCAGCAGCGTGGGTTGCCAATCCGACTTTAATGGTCAAACGCTCCCCAGCGCCTGGTGGCAGACGGACGACGTCCAGTACTTCCCGCCAGGGGCCGAGTTCAAGCTCGCTCGCGAAGCCGCCGCCATGCAGGCCGCCAAGCGCGACGCCCTGACACCGAACCGCGGCTTGCCAGGCGTGGCGCCGGGCCCCGCGCCGCTGGTTGCTCCGCAAGGAGCCGTGCCAGCGCCGGCGGGCGCTCCCGCGCCGTTGGGCGCGCCAGCGGGCGCCGCGCCAGGGGCCGCACCCATGGGCGAACCGGGCGCCGCTCCGGCCGCGCCAGCCAACCCGTTCGGCGCGCCGTAATCTAACCTTCGATCATCGGTTCAATCGTCAACCGCCTCGGGCAACGTCGGAACAGTGCGGAACAATGCGATGGAACCGTTTGAATTGCCCTCGCAACTTCAGCACATCCTCAGCGACGTGCTGATTTGGATCGGGTTTGGCACCGTCGTCGGCTTGGTGGCCAAGGCGATCATGCCAGGACGCGACCCCGGCGGCGCGATCGCCACCTTG from Planctomycetota bacterium includes the following:
- the pckA gene encoding phosphoenolpyruvate carboxykinase (ATP) codes for the protein MHIETALDIDGLAVSNILRNPSPAKLYEEAIIHDRGVITSNGALLSMSGSKTGRSPKDKRIVEHPDSSRDIWWGDVNIPLSEQSFVINRQRALDYLNIRPRIYVIDGYAGWDPKYRLKIRVVCARPYHALFMHNMLIRPSAAELATFGKPDYTIYNAGEFPANLYTKQMTSKTSVELSFEHREFVILGTEYAGEMKKGVFTVMNYLMPKRGVLSMHCSANEGASGDVTLFFGLSGTGKTTLSADVHRQLIGDDEHCWSDEGVFNIEGGCYAKCVNLSAEREPEIFQSIRFGAILENTIYDDATRQVDYTSQSITENTRCSYPIEFIPRAKVPCMGGHPQNIIFLTADAFGVLPPVAKLTPAQAMYHFISGYTAKVAGTEVGVTEPQATFSACFGAAFMVWHPTKYASMLAERMREHSASAWLVNTGWTGGPYSVGARMKLAYTRAIIDAIHNGTLNSAPTIEDPVFGLHIPTQCPNVPSECLVPRECWPDKTAYDHAAARLAGMFQNNFSKYADGAPQELLAAQPRVR
- a CDS encoding divalent-cation tolerance protein CutA, with product MSNYITVSTTLPSREDARRLSAELVERRLVACAQMIGPIDSAYRWEGKLETAQEWLLMLKTRCDAYPAVEQAIRERHPYDTPQITAHDITAGYAAYLAWIDAEVT
- a CDS encoding CHAT domain-containing protein → MTSTHVRLIAERPRRTSCTAHARFIPAALWALAFALGAFAATSRAQNQPVPSVAYFASIEEFHDGQFRAAARDFLVSAQSGAIKAGTQRWIDSICYHTMAGDAFYQLGQFANANEQYIAALNLFVQHSSWMINVQFPAELTASASVTAQATVPWGRTERPVTIANIPANTMIQQGSLTSAASVLQRGGGVVQNPVLMPINVQEIVRCTAQAIRRRREIMGPSCPHDPLTEQVLSALQRRPGQPNHWSECYIDVMLGLAFSAAGKEAQAKTALERGMLANGQYDHPLTPIALVELARIALIAGDYPAAEKLYRETSYSAVNYGRLDVLEESFRYGLMTHLMANRKGEYPLLLPAAEWARRQGYAHVYASLLALSAENAIALGQPKAALDFVSKARAAMIRSDMNIARVGARVNYLHATALYESGNPTGVETPLQAFLAFQRSGSLWLYQISVVDSLYKNAAITDRVAIDLYDILLRDPKPADWLTEPMESLSVMGVPHEASYENWFEAAIKRKEYERALEISDLTRRHRFLSQMDFGGRLMNLRWLLEGPAEALDQTTTLQRQDLLTKYPRYKELQDKSRKLLAELRAGQLFFTEAPAAKQQAAKLAELASTSQAQEVILREIALRREPANIVFPPMRNYKDTQKLLTQGQALLSFYSTSRQTHAFLMTNDKYGYWLLASPSAVEKLTKDLLRGMGNWEQNKQLRGQDLQEAAWKKPAKELLDTLMRDSKVVLPYTFTELIIVPDNLLWYVPFESLLVSNMDGSEQAPLITKLKIRYAPTVGLAVGDTRPHRQGGTTGVVLGKMYPQDAADVTQRAYEDMERALVSPTSIHGHLHAPSGLLARLFDRLVVLSEILPNESSPREWAPIPLDAGSPGAQLAAWMSVPMSTPELVILPGFRTPAENSLKKPAAGQELFLGITSLMGCGARTVLISRWRTGGQSSYDLVREFTQEMPHTYAADAWQRAVLVVSERELNPTAEPRLNSAGLTTAPKGDHPFFWSSFLLADTGAPPKREDTAPPPLVDKAAADKAAADKAAGDKPAAGMIAPAAPPAGAAPAAKP